The Marasmius oreades isolate 03SP1 chromosome 11, whole genome shotgun sequence genomic sequence TTTTTTGGCTCGTCCCGCTTACGTTCTAGAACGCTATACTTAATGCTTGGTCTCTTGCACCTCACCCTACCGTGATAACACATTTGACGAATTAAAAGTGTAGTCGTCCTTCGACTGTCTAATTGGCCTCGCCTCGTCCAATCAATGCTACTGCTTGGGCTGGCAATACTCAAGTTCAACATTCAAAATTTTGCCACAGATCAATAGGCTCCTGTTCCTGTAGGAATCCCAGTTCTTTGAAGTCTACCTAGTCTAGTTGGAAGTTTTTATTATGGTGCACCACTGCACCAGCAACGCAGAAAATACCGAACTCGCGCCGCCAGCGGGCCGTGGTCCAGGCTGCGCCGGAGTTTCGCCCGAGTCAGGCTCTTCCTTCCCCCACCATCCTCCCTAACAGTTATCTGGCTTTGCGTCTACAGACCACTCTATGGAGCTGCCAAATGAAGAGAAAAGGCAAACAGAGAGCGATTGTACTACTGCGACACCTTGCAGTCAATTCAGGAAGTTTTCGAAGTCCTTTCCAGGAGCCTTGTGAAGTAAAACTAGCCCACCGGTACCAGCACAGGGTATGCTTCACTTGATGTGGGAAGAATATGTACTGATTCACATTATTTTACCTTTTGAATTCTTAGCGTCACCGATTGAAGGAAAGATAATTTAAATGTGCATCCAGGAACGACTAATGGATAAACCAACTCTAAAACTTCGGTTCAAACGCTCAGTTCCTAATGACATCTACCGTTGTTGTCCGAAGACTAATTACAAATCCCTCGCGATGAATCGGTCCTTCAGCAAACCAATACAGTCTGGAAGAAAGGTGGAAGGACACGAGGATGAATATCAAACATTAATCCGATAATCGAAAGGGTGAGTGCCTGTCGTCCTCGTCTTCGCTCTTATTGTTCATGCAAAATGTCGAAGCTCTGCGGACGTCTTCAATTCTGCCATTTGAATCACTTGCTGTGCTTTGAATGGTGGTATGAACATGCGGGATACATCGAGGATTTTCAAGACGCGGTGTATTAGACTCGTCGAGTTCGTCACAGGCGTCTCTGATCAAGAACATTCCGCGCGGTCCGACGGTTTTATCACCCGGTCGGTCAAATGTGAAGATTCCCATTATCATATGAAGCCTTTTTCCATCTCGACGAGTGTTGCTGGGCTGCTGTAGGAATGACATTCCCGATTGCTCTCAGGCGACTCGATCCAGGATTGGTTCTCTTGGTATAAAAGGCAATCACTATCCGTTGCGTGAACACTAGTATTGACCCTTTTCTGAAGATGTTCAAGATTGCTGTTCTCGCCTGTCTACTCTCAACAATcatctcctctgtccaaggaCATGGATACGTTCAGGAAATCACTGCCGGTGGAACAAAGTACACTGGGTACCTGCCTTACACCGATCCCTACATGAACCCTGTTCCACAACGTATCGTCCGAAAGGTACCAGGGAACGGTAATTCCATTCTTGTTTCTCCTCATCCTTTTGATCCGTCTACATACCTTATCACAGGTCCCGTGGAAGATTTGACTTTGATTGAGTATGTCGCGTTTTTACTGCATATGTACTGGAGCGTTGATAATTTCCCCTCTTGTTTAGCGTTCAATGTAATGGGTGGTCTGCTGGCGGCTCCAGCTACGACACCGTACCTGCACCCTTGGTGGCCAAGGTTGCCGCTGGCTCTCAAATCGCATTGAACTGGACTCTTTGGCCCGATAGCCACGAGGTGAGTCAAGTTGGCACTAGGGTTTTCCAGCTATAAAATTACTGATTTATCCGATAGGGCCCGATGATTACTTACATGGCTCGTGCTCCGAGCGATATCACCAAATGGATGCCCGGAAAGAGCGCTGTTTGGTTTAAGATTGCCGAGTCTGGCAAGGGCTCCGATGGGAAGTGGGCAGCTGCGGACAAGCTCAACGCCAACAATGGTATC encodes the following:
- a CDS encoding uncharacterized protein (CAZy:AA9), with product MFKIAVLACLLSTIISSVQGHGYVQEITAGGTKYTGYLPYTDPYMNPVPQRIVRKVPGNGNSILVSPHPFDPSTYLITGPVEDLTLIDVQCNGWSAGGSSYDTVPAPLVAKVAAGSQIALNWTLWPDSHEGPMITYMARAPSDITKWMPGKSAVWFKIAESGKGSDGKWAAADKLNANNGIYTFTIPKNLKAGQYIIRHEM